A genomic region of Methanobacterium sp. SMA-27 contains the following coding sequences:
- a CDS encoding DUF5518 domain-containing protein: MVEVKWKTVLIGLVLGVLLSATIEMLITLFAGMIVGLFGGAIGFLIATIYVGYTVGGDYKNGAIHGALVGIFMGIVVGIIGIILGLTLSGASGAAIGLLALVIGIIVYVIIGVIGGIIGVLVKAWG, translated from the coding sequence ATGGTAGAAGTGAAATGGAAAACTGTACTAATTGGTCTGGTATTAGGAGTATTACTTAGTGCTACAATTGAAATGTTAATAACATTATTTGCAGGAATGATAGTAGGTTTATTTGGTGGTGCCATAGGTTTCTTAATCGCAACTATTTATGTTGGTTACACTGTAGGTGGAGATTACAAAAATGGGGCTATCCATGGAGCACTTGTAGGCATATTTATGGGAATAGTAGTTGGTATAATCGGTATAATTCTAGGATTAACTTTATCTGGAGCTTCAGGGGCTGCAATCGGTTTATTAGCATTAGTAATAGGCATAATTGTTTATGTAATCATAGGAGTAATCGGTGGGATTATAGGGGTTTTAGTAAAAGCCTGGGGTTAA
- the albA gene encoding DNA-binding protein Alba, with product MSDENVVYIGNKPVMNYVLAVVTQMNTGVPEVMLKARGRAISRAVDVAEIVRNRFMTDLEIGSIAISTEEMTSREGSNSNVSSIEIQLCKTE from the coding sequence ATGTCAGATGAAAATGTCGTATACATTGGAAATAAACCAGTAATGAACTATGTATTAGCTGTAGTAACTCAGATGAATACTGGAGTCCCCGAAGTAATGTTGAAAGCAAGAGGAAGAGCAATCAGCAGGGCAGTAGATGTTGCAGAGATTGTAAGGAACAGATTTATGACCGATTTAGAAATAGGTTCCATAGCTATCAGCACAGAAGAAATGACAAGCAGAGAAGGATCAAACAGCAATGTTTCATCCATTGAAATACAACTCTGCAAGACAGAATAG
- a CDS encoding CPBP family intramembrane glutamic endopeptidase → MFFPAIVALIFNRFVHRKSIKSMLGCVVKKPNIKSMVFSVGYPIIFIATCGIIVLIIGFGHLNTGNLTLTYIIISSIILILVNLIPAFGEEYGWIGYLLPKLTKASGKTRGTIILGAVWALYHFPVVLFTCKDYRNWQPLINSHITSCWCFLHNICIFLFLILVPW, encoded by the coding sequence ATGTTCTTTCCAGCTATTGTTGCCTTGATATTCAATCGTTTTGTTCATCGAAAATCTATCAAATCAATGTTGGGTTGTGTAGTTAAAAAACCAAATATAAAGTCCATGGTATTCAGTGTAGGATATCCTATAATATTTATAGCTACATGTGGAATAATTGTCTTAATAATTGGTTTTGGTCATCTAAATACTGGAAATTTAACTTTGACCTACATAATAATTTCATCTATTATTCTAATTTTGGTAAACTTGATTCCTGCATTTGGTGAAGAATATGGATGGATAGGTTATCTACTACCAAAGTTAACCAAGGCCAGTGGAAAAACTAGGGGAACCATAATTTTAGGTGCAGTCTGGGCGTTATACCACTTCCCTGTCGTTTTATTTACTTGCAAAGACTACAGGAATTGGCAACCCTTAATTAATAGCCACATTACAAGCTGTTGGTGTTTTCTTCATAACATTTGCATTTTCTTATTCCTAATACTTGTCCCGTGGTAG
- a CDS encoding histone family protein, protein MSEIPIAPIGRIIKNAGGQRISEGSKEALGKVLEQCGEDISKQALLLAKHAGRVTVNASDIELAVKELE, encoded by the coding sequence ATGAGTGAAATACCAATAGCTCCAATAGGAAGAATAATAAAAAATGCAGGTGGACAAAGAATCAGTGAAGGTTCAAAAGAAGCTTTAGGAAAAGTTTTAGAACAGTGTGGGGAAGATATCTCCAAACAAGCACTTCTACTTGCAAAACACGCTGGAAGAGTAACTGTAAACGCGTCTGATATTGAACTAGCTGTTAAAGAACTTGAATAA
- a CDS encoding transcription factor, which yields MLNDPIVQELLVDVTSDEKNSTTIIECLLAGKTVDLDIVEETELPLNTVRKVLYKLNDASIISYRKAKDPETNYDIYIWKFEQENVSQVITKKYGNISEEIKKSIKYEEENMFFSCNTYGHRYIFEKASEYNFVCPKCNSTLEYQDNTIVIEKLLKEKIACDQILSKGE from the coding sequence ATGTTAAACGATCCAATAGTTCAGGAATTATTAGTAGATGTAACTAGCGATGAAAAAAACAGTACTACAATTATTGAATGTTTATTGGCGGGTAAAACGGTTGATTTAGATATTGTAGAAGAAACTGAACTACCGTTGAATACGGTAAGGAAAGTTCTATATAAATTGAATGATGCTAGTATAATTTCTTACAGGAAAGCCAAAGATCCTGAAACCAACTATGATATTTACATATGGAAATTTGAGCAAGAAAATGTATCCCAAGTTATAACAAAAAAATATGGAAATATCTCAGAAGAAATTAAAAAATCTATCAAATATGAGGAAGAAAACATGTTCTTTTCCTGTAATACTTATGGTCATCGATACATATTTGAAAAAGCATCTGAATACAACTTTGTATGTCCAAAATGCAATAGTACACTTGAATACCAAGACAATACGATAGTAATAGAGAAATTATTAAAAGAAAAAATAGCATGTGACCAAATACTATCAAAGGGAGAATAA
- a CDS encoding ATPase domain-containing protein, with product MSSNLNKITLEKCSSGIQGLDEITEGGLPKGRPTLICGSAGCGKTMLGKGSTFYFTYTIRDKNLF from the coding sequence ATGAGCTCTAATTTAAATAAAATAACATTAGAAAAATGTTCAAGTGGAATACAAGGTTTAGATGAGATTACTGAAGGCGGGTTACCTAAGGGTAGGCCTACTTTGATTTGTGGGTCAGCAGGTTGTGGTAAAACAATGCTAGGAAAAGGTTCAACATTCTACTTCACATACACAATCAGGGATAAGAATTTATTCTGA
- a CDS encoding tyrosine-type recombinase/integrase has protein sequence MALTGLAQNEIRNLSMRKLADCIEKKIERPILNLDELFNSEREIKSTILTLFLKRDKSNHAHFSFLPPEAHQRIFAYLKTRLESRNSKIHPRMDGLVFVNRFGDLLTTRGIIKIFTKLGETNKFSHEEGSFRKHRSHGLRKYFISTICNSTVDNTLADYLVGHVPDAVSRAYLIPDEKSYLKRYEQAYPFISLDGVKVKDITSEELVKLEKQVSELIHFKETYENLMENEEFQRDIAK, from the coding sequence ATGGCTCTCACTGGGCTTGCGCAAAATGAAATTAGAAATTTATCTATGCGTAAGCTTGCAGATTGTATCGAAAAAAAGATTGAAAGGCCTATCCTGAATTTAGATGAGCTATTTAATAGCGAAAGGGAAATAAAAAGTACTATCCTAACATTGTTTTTAAAACGAGATAAATCTAACCACGCGCATTTTAGTTTTTTACCTCCTGAAGCACATCAAAGAATTTTTGCATATTTAAAAACTAGATTGGAAAGTAGAAATTCTAAAATCCACCCTAGAATGGATGGATTGGTGTTTGTAAATAGATTTGGTGATTTATTAACTACAAGAGGTATCATCAAAATTTTCACAAAATTAGGAGAAACAAACAAGTTCTCTCATGAAGAAGGCAGTTTCAGAAAGCACAGGAGTCATGGACTTAGAAAATATTTCATATCAACAATTTGTAATAGTACCGTGGATAATACTTTAGCAGATTATCTGGTAGGTCACGTTCCAGATGCAGTGTCGAGGGCATATTTAATACCTGATGAAAAAAGCTATTTAAAACGTTATGAACAAGCATATCCTTTTATTTCTTTGGATGGAGTTAAAGTTAAGGATATAACTAGTGAAGAGTTGGTAAAGCTTGAGAAGCAAGTTAGTGAATTAATTCATTTTAAAGAAACTTACGAGAACTTGATGGAAAATGAAGAGTTTCAAAGGGATATAGCTAAATAA
- a CDS encoding phage integrase N-terminal SAM-like domain-containing protein: MEWYTKRNLAKTTRDGYTDSINKYINYLNRNGADYTLEKLLKEAEADERSGELLRYCKINKHIISFINHMEEIENSPGTINNRIAAIKSFYETMDITIPYIQKKKGNTVLEKNQGAILTREEILINRRGQSERSGYYLYYGSHWACAK, from the coding sequence ATGGAATGGTATACAAAACGGAATCTTGCAAAAACAACTCGTGATGGATATACAGACTCAATAAATAAATATATAAATTATTTAAATAGAAACGGTGCAGATTACACACTTGAAAAATTATTAAAAGAAGCTGAAGCTGATGAACGCAGTGGGGAGCTGTTAAGATACTGTAAAATAAACAAACATATAATTAGTTTTATAAATCATATGGAAGAGATTGAAAACTCTCCAGGAACTATTAATAATAGGATTGCAGCTATTAAATCATTCTATGAAACTATGGATATTACAATTCCATATATACAGAAGAAAAAAGGGAATACTGTTTTAGAAAAGAATCAAGGTGCTATTCTTACTAGAGAAGAAATTTTAATTAACAGACGTGGCCAGTCTGAGAGATCAGGCTATTATCTATACTATGGCTCTCACTGGGCTTGCGCAAAATGA
- a CDS encoding zinc ribbon domain-containing protein yields the protein MVYCHKCGTKNEDDAEYCSKCGSSLKDSDDDYRDRRHRRRRDDGYPPRGECFGLPHGGLIVGLIVGILLILFGISSIYGFGFWQYIWPIIIVIIGVLFVAGAIYNYSRRR from the coding sequence ATGGTTTACTGCCATAAATGTGGAACAAAAAATGAGGATGATGCAGAATACTGCTCCAAATGTGGATCTTCACTTAAGGACAGTGATGATGATTACAGGGATAGGCGACATCGTCGTCGAAGAGATGATGGATACCCTCCAAGAGGCGAATGTTTTGGACTGCCACACGGAGGTTTAATAGTAGGATTAATAGTAGGAATTCTTTTAATACTGTTCGGAATTTCATCTATCTATGGATTTGGTTTCTGGCAGTATATATGGCCTATAATAATAGTTATTATCGGAGTTTTATTTGTTGCCGGGGCAATATACAATTACTCACGCAGAAGATAG
- a CDS encoding restriction endonuclease yields MLIYNPNKFNLENLYFSFIGIAGLIILAVLVIYLPPTGIKYNFQKPLILLIFIIICIMGMVAAISPTNCMGLLKIKKHIQVDNSVDKESDEKEFRGHHPECDNFKNHTYTLMGKKYCAGCSGLFTGALIAVIVIIIYYFHGIPVFNPYLIFVIGFLFVLTCLLQSFLLNINSNTGKFIFNLILVVGAFLMLIGITEITGSIFVQIYFLLLVFIWIMARISNSEKKHGDICEKCDKRSYCSYR; encoded by the coding sequence TTGTTGATTTACAACCCTAATAAATTCAACCTTGAAAACCTTTATTTTTCATTTATAGGAATTGCAGGTCTCATCATTCTTGCTGTTTTGGTAATTTATCTGCCACCAACAGGAATTAAGTACAATTTCCAGAAACCATTGATACTCTTGATTTTTATTATTATCTGTATCATGGGAATGGTTGCAGCTATATCACCTACTAATTGCATGGGTCTGCTAAAGATTAAGAAACATATTCAAGTTGACAATTCAGTTGACAAGGAATCTGATGAGAAAGAGTTCAGGGGCCATCATCCAGAATGTGATAATTTTAAGAACCATACCTACACTTTAATGGGTAAAAAATACTGTGCTGGTTGCAGTGGCCTTTTTACAGGTGCATTGATTGCAGTTATAGTTATAATTATATATTATTTCCATGGAATTCCAGTATTCAATCCATATCTAATATTTGTCATAGGATTTCTATTTGTTTTAACATGTTTGCTTCAGAGTTTTCTGTTAAATATCAATTCTAATACAGGAAAATTTATTTTTAACTTGATACTGGTTGTGGGTGCATTTCTGATGCTCATTGGCATTACTGAAATAACTGGCAGCATCTTTGTACAAATATATTTCCTTTTACTGGTTTTTATTTGGATTATGGCCAGGATATCCAATTCTGAAAAAAAACATGGCGATATATGCGAAAAATGTGATAAGAGATCTTACTGTAGCTACAGATAG
- a CDS encoding B12-binding domain-containing radical SAM protein translates to MKILFVEPPKDLWFVMGEYTPPPLGILQLASFLESRMPEIDIEVLDCQAESVGWNKFAKRIENFEPDIVVSSALATCNTYTILRTLDTVKKIDPNIKTVVGGQHFTALAQESLEDYSEIDFIIRGEGELTLLDLVQTLKYEKVPLKVRGISFRHNGKVIHNPDRPLVDNLDDLPFPGYHFVEDHIDKYHFKMMAGPNAGYAMVEASRGCIHKCTFCSQWPYWGGKWRSKSPERIADEMAHIYNEYDISFLWLTDDNLGLGKKTSEICDELIKKDITDDLTWFFQARSDDIIKNAKILPKLRKAGNYWIMAGLERHDDNTLNKYQKGIKPSNSKLSMDLLKENGIFSQATMIMGDRKDSHSSMQDFREYVNYVDPDLAIFMVLTPFPGTDLYKTARGKGWLQEDNWANYDMIHAVMPTEHLTISEVQEELFKCYRDFYGSMKRRITGIFSKNMFKRKTYRYMASQGLLEYMRDLVDLQP, encoded by the coding sequence ATGAAAATTTTATTTGTTGAGCCCCCTAAGGATTTATGGTTTGTAATGGGAGAATATACTCCCCCACCACTGGGTATTCTCCAGTTAGCTTCATTTCTTGAATCGAGAATGCCAGAAATTGATATTGAAGTTCTTGACTGCCAGGCTGAATCAGTTGGTTGGAATAAATTTGCGAAACGTATAGAAAATTTTGAACCAGATATAGTTGTTTCCAGTGCCCTTGCAACCTGTAACACCTACACCATATTAAGAACCCTTGATACAGTTAAAAAAATTGATCCCAATATTAAAACTGTTGTTGGTGGACAGCACTTCACTGCCCTTGCCCAGGAAAGTCTGGAAGATTATTCTGAAATAGATTTTATAATAAGGGGTGAAGGTGAACTCACACTACTCGATCTAGTTCAAACCCTTAAATATGAGAAAGTACCTCTGAAGGTTCGGGGAATATCATTCAGACACAACGGTAAAGTAATACACAATCCTGATCGTCCTCTTGTTGATAATCTGGATGATCTTCCATTTCCAGGCTACCACTTTGTTGAAGATCATATTGATAAATATCATTTCAAGATGATGGCCGGTCCAAATGCTGGTTACGCCATGGTGGAAGCTTCCCGGGGATGTATACACAAATGTACCTTCTGTTCCCAGTGGCCATACTGGGGTGGTAAATGGAGAAGCAAATCCCCTGAAAGAATTGCAGATGAGATGGCACATATCTACAATGAATACGATATCAGTTTTCTATGGCTCACCGATGATAACCTGGGACTGGGAAAGAAAACAAGTGAAATATGTGATGAATTAATAAAAAAAGATATCACCGATGATTTAACATGGTTTTTCCAGGCCAGAAGCGATGATATTATTAAAAATGCAAAGATTCTACCCAAACTTCGAAAGGCTGGTAACTACTGGATAATGGCTGGACTTGAACGCCATGATGATAACACCCTGAACAAATATCAAAAGGGTATCAAACCTTCAAATTCAAAGCTTTCAATGGATTTATTAAAGGAAAATGGAATATTTTCCCAGGCAACCATGATAATGGGAGATAGAAAAGATTCTCACTCCTCAATGCAGGATTTTAGAGAATATGTTAACTACGTTGATCCTGATCTGGCCATATTCATGGTGTTAACACCGTTTCCAGGTACAGATCTCTATAAAACAGCCAGGGGAAAAGGATGGCTCCAGGAGGATAACTGGGCCAACTACGATATGATACACGCTGTAATGCCCACAGAACACTTAACAATCTCCGAAGTTCAAGAGGAATTGTTTAAATGTTACAGGGATTTCTATGGCAGTATGAAAAGGAGAATAACAGGAATATTTTCTAAAAATATGTTTAAAAGGAAGACATATCGTTACATGGCCAGTCAGGGGCTTTTAGAGTATATGAGGGATCTTGTTGATTTACAACCCTAA
- a CDS encoding helix-turn-helix transcriptional regulator, producing MEKNRCCPTDTEMKLIWESELKRESDFLKNSNIQEIALLLKIISNPTRLQIIMHLLKKDYCVCELVYLLNEKQNLISYNLGLLKKHEIVESYNRSKDKYYKLGSNENALLLLNFINEKLIVK from the coding sequence ATGGAAAAAAATCGTTGCTGTCCAACAGATACTGAAATGAAATTGATCTGGGAAAGTGAACTTAAAAGGGAATCAGATTTTCTAAAAAATTCTAATATCCAAGAAATAGCATTATTACTCAAAATAATAAGCAATCCCACCAGATTGCAAATAATAATGCATTTACTAAAAAAAGATTACTGCGTATGTGAATTGGTGTACCTGTTGAATGAAAAACAAAATCTGATCTCATACAATCTGGGTCTGCTTAAAAAACATGAAATAGTTGAATCCTACAACCGTTCCAAGGATAAGTACTATAAACTGGGTTCAAATGAAAATGCATTACTACTCCTGAATTTTATTAATGAAAAATTAATTGTTAAATAA
- a CDS encoding arsenate reductase ArsC has translation MTRERILFMCIHNSSRSQMAEGFFRNFYGEDYEVFSAGSDPGEINQTAVQVMDEIGIDISKHTTNSLKDYEGQEFDYVVTVCGNPYNACPFFVGGKKYFKKPFEDPSIFEGSETEKIEYFRGIRDEIGDWIQDLFNYQINGKVNGEGNICCDLDDEDICCDSDDDNCCEPQNKRTEDIGCSTTDNVSKLR, from the coding sequence TTGACAAGGGAAAGAATATTATTCATGTGTATACACAATTCTTCAAGATCTCAGATGGCAGAAGGATTTTTTAGAAATTTCTATGGGGAAGACTATGAAGTTTTCAGTGCAGGCAGTGATCCGGGAGAAATTAATCAAACAGCGGTTCAGGTTATGGATGAAATAGGAATAGATATTTCTAAACATACCACAAACAGTTTAAAAGACTATGAAGGCCAGGAATTTGATTATGTTGTCACTGTATGTGGAAATCCCTACAATGCATGTCCATTTTTTGTTGGAGGAAAAAAATACTTCAAAAAACCATTTGAAGATCCATCGATATTTGAGGGAAGTGAAACAGAAAAAATTGAATATTTTAGAGGGATAAGAGACGAAATAGGGGATTGGATACAAGACCTGTTTAACTATCAGATTAATGGAAAAGTTAATGGCGAAGGAAATATCTGTTGTGATCTGGATGATGAAGATATTTGTTGTGATTCGGATGATGATAACTGCTGTGAACCACAGAATAAAAGAACAGAGGATATTGGATGCTCTACAACGGATAATGTTTCAAAATTAAGGTAG
- a CDS encoding DUF166 domain-containing protein produces the protein MLKVVIVTDGKYGDRAFETINELFDTAFIELEKPEAIFIDEIVIPERDLKIIESADILIAYTNHPDLTLELVDMFHNQVEWIIVASWKGDGFKNQLMSHGNVTCPYIMCELEENGNPKFDEFVSKIGKPKIVLEYDDDMISDITVLRSSPCGSTAFVAGYLKEKYIGQTPDIEDFPKEAGLKLQHYPCRAAKVRLFSDEECKKQLASGLHKDAFEDAMK, from the coding sequence TTGTTAAAAGTAGTGATAGTTACAGACGGCAAATATGGCGACAGGGCATTTGAAACAATTAATGAATTGTTTGATACAGCATTTATTGAACTTGAAAAACCAGAGGCAATATTCATAGATGAAATTGTAATTCCTGAAAGGGATTTGAAAATTATTGAAAGTGCTGATATTTTAATAGCATACACCAACCATCCAGATTTAACTTTAGAACTGGTTGATATGTTTCACAACCAGGTTGAATGGATAATTGTTGCATCGTGGAAGGGTGATGGATTCAAAAATCAGTTAATGTCCCATGGAAATGTTACATGTCCATATATAATGTGCGAACTTGAAGAAAATGGTAACCCTAAATTTGATGAGTTTGTATCAAAAATAGGGAAACCCAAAATAGTATTAGAATATGATGATGATATGATCAGTGACATAACAGTTTTAAGGTCTTCTCCATGTGGATCAACAGCATTTGTTGCAGGATACCTCAAGGAAAAATATATTGGACAAACACCGGATATTGAAGATTTTCCAAAAGAAGCCGGGCTTAAATTACAACACTATCCATGCAGAGCAGCTAAGGTAAGGCTTTTCTCAGATGAAGAATGTAAAAAACAACTGGCCTCAGGATTACATAAAGATGCCTTTGAAGATGCAATGAAATAA
- a CDS encoding transcription initiation factor IIB has product MKQEVSEIEANETKCPECGSENIINDQGRGEVACGACGLVIDDSIMDMGPEWRAFDSEQRDKRTRVGAPMTYTIHDKGLSTMIDWRNKDIYGRDIPARNRAQWYRLRKWQRKIRISGATERNLAFALSELDRDSSRLGLPRSVREAASVVYRNAVENKLIRGRSIEGVVAASLYAACRKCGVPRTLDEIAEVSRVGKKEVGRTYRFLTRELNIKLPPTSPVDYVPRFASDLNLSGEVQSKAIEIIGMAMDKGLTSGKGPTGVAAAALYIASVLLGERKTQRDVAEVAGVTEVTIRNRYKEISEEIEMGLTL; this is encoded by the coding sequence ATGAAACAGGAAGTTTCAGAAATCGAAGCAAATGAAACCAAATGCCCCGAATGTGGGTCTGAAAATATTATAAACGACCAGGGTCGTGGTGAAGTTGCTTGTGGAGCATGTGGTCTTGTTATAGACGACAGTATAATGGATATGGGTCCTGAGTGGAGAGCCTTTGATAGTGAACAGCGTGATAAGAGAACCAGAGTTGGTGCTCCTATGACCTATACAATACACGATAAAGGACTTTCAACCATGATCGACTGGAGAAATAAAGATATATACGGTCGTGACATACCTGCCAGAAATCGTGCACAGTGGTACAGGCTCAGAAAATGGCAGAGAAAGATCAGAATATCCGGTGCAACCGAAAGAAACCTTGCATTTGCACTATCCGAACTGGACAGGGATTCTTCAAGACTGGGACTTCCAAGAAGTGTTAGGGAAGCAGCATCAGTAGTTTACAGAAATGCTGTTGAAAACAAGTTAATCCGTGGAAGAAGTATTGAAGGAGTTGTAGCAGCATCGTTATACGCAGCATGCAGAAAATGCGGAGTTCCAAGGACACTGGATGAAATAGCAGAAGTTTCAAGGGTAGGTAAAAAAGAAGTTGGAAGGACTTACAGGTTCCTTACAAGAGAATTGAACATCAAATTACCGCCAACATCACCAGTTGACTATGTTCCAAGATTTGCAAGTGATTTAAACCTTTCAGGTGAAGTACAGTCTAAAGCCATTGAAATTATTGGTATGGCAATGGATAAGGGACTCACATCTGGAAAAGGACCTACAGGAGTTGCAGCAGCAGCACTTTACATAGCATCAGTACTTTTAGGTGAAAGAAAAACACAGAGAGATGTTGCTGAAGTTGCTGGGGTTACAGAAGTAACCATCCGTAACAGGTACAAAGAAATCAGCGAAGAAATTGAAATGGGTTTAACATTATAA
- a CDS encoding ribbon-helix-helix protein, CopG family: protein MSKKIAVGLRLDETQLDQLKSFSKRKGGSPVSHHIRIAIAEYLEKYDNWDEHIIQ from the coding sequence ATGTCTAAAAAGATAGCTGTAGGTTTAAGATTAGATGAAACACAATTAGATCAGCTAAAAAGTTTTTCTAAACGTAAAGGCGGAAGTCCAGTCAGCCATCATATTCGGATTGCAATAGCAGAATATTTAGAAAAATATGATAACTGGGACGAACATATAATACAATGA
- a CDS encoding TRAM domain-containing protein has translation MFGNYGNDNRNDKGNNAPIQEGGEYEVKIEDTGRDGDGIARIEGFVVFVAGAKVGDEVTVRVNSVRRNFGFADIVE, from the coding sequence ATGTTTGGAAATTACGGAAATGATAACAGGAATGATAAAGGAAACAACGCACCTATTCAGGAAGGCGGAGAATACGAAGTTAAAATCGAAGATACTGGCAGAGACGGAGACGGAATTGCTCGTATAGAAGGTTTTGTTGTATTTGTTGCTGGTGCTAAAGTCGGTGACGAAGTAACTGTAAGAGTTAACTCTGTTAGAAGAAACTTTGGTTTTGCTGACATAGTAGAATAA
- a CDS encoding TRAM domain-containing protein, translating to MFGNYGNDRGNDAPIKEGGEYDVKIEDTGRDGDGIARIEGFVVFVAGAKVGDEVTIRVNSVRRNFGFADIVE from the coding sequence ATGTTTGGAAATTACGGAAATGATAGAGGAAATGACGCACCTATTAAGGAAGGCGGAGAATACGATGTTAAAATTGAAGATACTGGCAGAGACGGAGACGGAATTGCACGTATCGAAGGTTTTGTTGTTTTTGTTGCAGGCGCTAAAGTCGGTGACGAAGTTACAATCAGAGTTAACTCTGTAAGAAGGAATTTTGGTTTTGCTGACATAGTAGAATAA
- a CDS encoding PH domain-containing protein — protein MSRNNQPRHPGERILFKTRPRFISALESALFRFIVLLLLLFFFTTLIGYAAVVQGKITYLTTIPFVEWFTYGLILIIALIFLSILWSFLAWRFTCYILTDKRVMIKSGVISKQSVYMHYNKIQDIIVSQGIVQRASNSGDIQIYSGHDRTSLLLENTPKPKEIENMINQKIEGDGEEYNRDFKEGQKFDRRYGV, from the coding sequence ATGAGCAGAAACAATCAACCAAGACATCCTGGAGAAAGAATTTTATTCAAAACAAGACCAAGATTTATTTCAGCATTAGAATCTGCTTTATTTAGATTCATTGTACTGCTACTTTTACTTTTCTTCTTCACAACATTAATTGGATATGCTGCAGTTGTACAGGGAAAGATCACATATTTAACCACTATTCCATTTGTTGAATGGTTTACATATGGTCTGATTTTGATCATAGCACTAATATTTTTATCCATACTATGGAGTTTCCTAGCATGGAGATTCACATGCTACATACTCACCGATAAAAGGGTAATGATAAAAAGTGGTGTAATAAGTAAACAAAGTGTTTACATGCATTACAATAAAATACAAGATATAATTGTTTCACAAGGCATTGTCCAGAGGGCTTCAAACTCTGGTGACATACAAATTTACAGTGGCCATGACAGAACATCTCTATTACTTGAAAACACTCCAAAACCAAAGGAAATTGAAAATATGATCAACCAGAAAATTGAAGGCGATGGTGAGGAATACAACAGAGATTTCAAAGAGGGACAGAAATTCGATCGAAGATACGGAGTATAA
- a CDS encoding zinc ribbon domain-containing protein, with amino-acid sequence MFCPECGTQNPSNAKFCNECGINLIETLKELSEIPEDNKDNNIENPEIEDSTQNSDNTENINEIETDNPEDRCIICKTGVMIPTTHKGSLGIGTKSILECNNCGAVFEKKGTKYKLTNISDTSQPVWIKYNHQTLTDREWI; translated from the coding sequence ATGTTCTGTCCAGAATGTGGAACACAAAACCCATCAAATGCTAAATTTTGCAATGAATGTGGTATAAACCTAATAGAAACTCTAAAGGAACTATCAGAAATTCCTGAAGATAACAAAGATAACAATATAGAAAATCCAGAAATAGAAGATTCAACACAGAATTCAGATAATACAGAAAACATCAATGAAATTGAAACAGATAATCCAGAGGATCGCTGCATCATATGTAAAACCGGTGTAATGATACCAACCACCCACAAAGGATCGTTGGGTATTGGAACCAAAAGCATATTGGAATGTAACAACTGTGGTGCAGTATTTGAAAAAAAAGGTACAAAATATAAATTAACAAATATTTCAGATACCAGCCAACCAGTATGGATCAAATACAACCATCAAACCCTCACAGACCGAGAATGGATATGA